A part of Syngnathoides biaculeatus isolate LvHL_M chromosome 21, ASM1980259v1, whole genome shotgun sequence genomic DNA contains:
- the lpcat4 gene encoding lysophospholipid acyltransferase LPCAT4 isoform X1 encodes MEKLERGVRGSHQGSDNPFYHKVTLSGFQRIRGLILGSFLFPVRIVLVSLFFLLMWPLARLRLAGLSAEDRARPVTGWRRWFFHPGVWLLSRAVFFSLGFVWVRVKGRRADLVEAPVLVVAPHSTFLDMLVLCTTQLPTVVSRSENTSLPVIGALLEFNQSVLVSRSDPDSRKKAVAQLTERITSNGYWPQMLMFPEGTTTNGSALIKFKPGAFLCGVPVQPVLLRYPNKLDTVRWSYKGTTWLEALWHTSSQLYTNITVEFLPVYKPSPEERNDPILYADNVQKLMAKALGIPATDYVMQGGVPVQKVGGLSLPIPSPGREALALLRKAGLGASEVEAALGRMVDRCRSGSSFLVGAEELAAIFGLSDGRTAASVCGLYSKVPPGRWLPWHLRDVTSSCCFQEKVVDPRQIYLNVAALSGLVNIKPLLHTAFDLYDGEGTGSLSAEELSDLMGALLGLRQHHTAQLYAEASSGGRLSRDDLVRTFTSHPTYQKVASDHLQPGQAACQSLVNSNGNLLNGNKKVI; translated from the exons ATGGAGAAGTTGGAGCGCGGCGTCCGCGGGTCCCATCAAGGGTCCGATAATCCGTTCTATCACAAGGTGACGCTGAGCGGCTTCCAACGAATCCGG GGTCTCATCCTGGGAAGCTTCCTTTTCCCGGTCCGGATCGTCCTGGTGagcctcttcttcttgctcaTGTGGCCCCTGGCCCGCCTTCGCCTGGCCGGGCTGTCGGCGGAGGATCGCGCCCGACCCGTCACGGGCTGGCGCCGCTGGTTCTTCCATCCGGGCGTCTGGCTCCTGAGCCGGGCCGTCTTCTTCTCCCTGGGCTTCGTGTGGGTCCGCGTCAAAGGTCGGCGGGCTGACCTGGTGGAGGCGCCCGTGCTGGTGGTGGCCCCCCACAGCACCTTTCTGGACATGCTGGTTTTGTGTACCACCCAGCTGCCCACTGTCGTGTCCCGCTCGGAGAACACAAGCCTGCCGGTCATCGGAG CGCTGCTGGAGTTCAACCAGTCCGTGCTGGTGAGCAGGAGCGATCCGGATTCCAGGAAGAAGGCTGTCGCCCAGCTCACCGAGCGAATCACCTCCAACGGCTACTGGCCTCAA ATGCTGATGTTTCCCGAGGGCACCACCACAAACGGCAGCGCTCTGATCAAGTTCAAACCCG GTGCTTTTCTGTGCGGAGTGCCGGTCCAACCGGTTCTGTTGCGCTACCCCAACAAATTG GATACGGTCCGCTGGTCATACAAAGGGACGACGTG GCTTGAAGCGCTGTGGCACACTTCGTCGCAACTCTACACCAACATCACGGTGGAG TTCTTGCCGGTCTACAAGCCCTCGCCGGAAGAGAGAAACGACCCGATCCTGTACGCCGACAATGTGCAGAAGCTCATGGCAAA GGCCCTCGGCATTCCGGCGACGGACTACGTGATGCAGGGCGGCGTGCCCGTCCAAAAAGTGGGCGGCCTGTCCCTCCCGATCCCGTCACCCGGCAGGGAAGCGCTGGCACTGCTGCGCAAGGCCGG CCTGGGAGCGAGTGAAGTGGAAGCCGCGCTGGGGAGAATGGTCGACCGGTGTCGGTCAGGATCGTCTTTCCTGGTCGGAGCCGAAGAACTCGCCGCAATTTTTGGACTCTCCGACGGGCGGACGGCAGCGAGCGTTTGCGGCCTGTACTCCAAGGTACCACCAGGGCGTTGGTTGCCGTGGCATCTCCGTGACGTAACGTCTTCCTGCTGTTTTCAGGAAAAAGTAGTGGACCCGAGACAGATCTATTTGAATGTGGCCGCTCTCTCTGGGCTTGTTAACATCAAGCCCCTCCTGCACACGGCTTTCGAC CTGTACGATGGAGAGGGGACAGGAAGTCTGAGTGCCGAGGAGCTATCTGACCTGATGGGGGCGCTGTTGGGCTTGCGTCAGCATCACACTGCACAGCTCTACGCCGAGGCCTCCAGTGGTGGCAGGTTAAGTCGAG ATGACCTCGTGCGAACGTTCACGAGCCACCCGACCTATCAGAAGGTGGCGAGCGATCACCTGCAGCCCGGCCAGGCGGCGTGTCAGTCGCTCGTCAACAGCAACGGAAACTTGCTCAACGGCAACAAAAAAGTCATATGA
- the emc4 gene encoding ER membrane protein complex subunit 4, with translation MASPGGQGGGGVLSTRGGAGSRRMKWALELSLGNTRCRSDRQASQGDVVYPIGYSEKPVPDTSIQETDKNLVEKRCWDVALGPLKQIPMNLFIMYMSGNTISIFPIMMVCMMAWRPIQALMSMSATFKLLESSSQQWLQGLVYLVGNLLGSALAIYKCQSMGLLPTHSSDWLAFIEPPQRMEMMGGGMVL, from the exons ATGGCATCTCCAGGGGGacaaggaggagggggggtTTTGTCCACGAGAGGTGGAGCCGGGTCCAGGAGGATGAAGTGGGCTCTCGAGCTGAGTTTAGGGAACACCAG GTGTCGGAGCGACCGCCAGGCCAGTCAGGGAGATGTGGTCTACCCCATCGGATATTCCGAAAAGCCCGTCCCTGACACCAGCATCCAGGAGACGGACAAGAACCTGGTGGAAAAG CGATGCTGGGATGTGGCGCTGGGCCCTCTCAAACAGATCCCCATGAACCTCTTCATCATGTACATGTCGGGGAACACCATCTCCATCTTCCCCATCATGATGGTGTGCATGATGGCCTGGAGGCCCATTCAGGCGCTGATGTCCATGTCAGCGA CCTTCAAGTTGTTAGAGAGCTCCAGTCAGCAGTGGCTTCAGGGACTCGTCTACCTCGTGGGGAACCTGCTGGGCTCGGCTTTGGCCATCTACAAGTGTCAATCGATGGGGCTGCTGCCCACCCACTCGTCTGATTGGCTGGCGTTCATCGAGCCGCCCCAG AGGATGGAGATGATGGGCGGCGGGATGGTGTTGTGA
- the lpcat4 gene encoding lysophospholipid acyltransferase LPCAT4 isoform X2, with protein sequence MEKLERGVRGSHQGSDNPFYHKVTLSGFQRIRGLILGSFLFPVRIVLVSLFFLLMWPLARLRLAGLSAEDRARPVTGWRRWFFHPGVWLLSRAVFFSLGFVWVRVKGRRADLVEAPVLVVAPHSTFLDMLVLCTTQLPTVVSRSENTSLPVIGALLEFNQSVLVSRSDPDSRKKAVAQLTERITSNGYWPQMLMFPEGTTTNGSALIKFKPGAFLCGVPVQPVLLRYPNKLDTVRWSYKGTTWLEALWHTSSQLYTNITVEFLPVYKPSPEERNDPILYADNVQKLMAKALGIPATDYVMQGGVPVQKVGGLSLPIPSPGREALALLRKAGLGASEVEAALGRMVDRCRSGSSFLVGAEELAAIFGLSDGRTAASVCGLYSKEKVVDPRQIYLNVAALSGLVNIKPLLHTAFDLYDGEGTGSLSAEELSDLMGALLGLRQHHTAQLYAEASSGGRLSRDDLVRTFTSHPTYQKVASDHLQPGQAACQSLVNSNGNLLNGNKKVI encoded by the exons ATGGAGAAGTTGGAGCGCGGCGTCCGCGGGTCCCATCAAGGGTCCGATAATCCGTTCTATCACAAGGTGACGCTGAGCGGCTTCCAACGAATCCGG GGTCTCATCCTGGGAAGCTTCCTTTTCCCGGTCCGGATCGTCCTGGTGagcctcttcttcttgctcaTGTGGCCCCTGGCCCGCCTTCGCCTGGCCGGGCTGTCGGCGGAGGATCGCGCCCGACCCGTCACGGGCTGGCGCCGCTGGTTCTTCCATCCGGGCGTCTGGCTCCTGAGCCGGGCCGTCTTCTTCTCCCTGGGCTTCGTGTGGGTCCGCGTCAAAGGTCGGCGGGCTGACCTGGTGGAGGCGCCCGTGCTGGTGGTGGCCCCCCACAGCACCTTTCTGGACATGCTGGTTTTGTGTACCACCCAGCTGCCCACTGTCGTGTCCCGCTCGGAGAACACAAGCCTGCCGGTCATCGGAG CGCTGCTGGAGTTCAACCAGTCCGTGCTGGTGAGCAGGAGCGATCCGGATTCCAGGAAGAAGGCTGTCGCCCAGCTCACCGAGCGAATCACCTCCAACGGCTACTGGCCTCAA ATGCTGATGTTTCCCGAGGGCACCACCACAAACGGCAGCGCTCTGATCAAGTTCAAACCCG GTGCTTTTCTGTGCGGAGTGCCGGTCCAACCGGTTCTGTTGCGCTACCCCAACAAATTG GATACGGTCCGCTGGTCATACAAAGGGACGACGTG GCTTGAAGCGCTGTGGCACACTTCGTCGCAACTCTACACCAACATCACGGTGGAG TTCTTGCCGGTCTACAAGCCCTCGCCGGAAGAGAGAAACGACCCGATCCTGTACGCCGACAATGTGCAGAAGCTCATGGCAAA GGCCCTCGGCATTCCGGCGACGGACTACGTGATGCAGGGCGGCGTGCCCGTCCAAAAAGTGGGCGGCCTGTCCCTCCCGATCCCGTCACCCGGCAGGGAAGCGCTGGCACTGCTGCGCAAGGCCGG CCTGGGAGCGAGTGAAGTGGAAGCCGCGCTGGGGAGAATGGTCGACCGGTGTCGGTCAGGATCGTCTTTCCTGGTCGGAGCCGAAGAACTCGCCGCAATTTTTGGACTCTCCGACGGGCGGACGGCAGCGAGCGTTTGCGGCCTGTACTCCAAG GAAAAAGTAGTGGACCCGAGACAGATCTATTTGAATGTGGCCGCTCTCTCTGGGCTTGTTAACATCAAGCCCCTCCTGCACACGGCTTTCGAC CTGTACGATGGAGAGGGGACAGGAAGTCTGAGTGCCGAGGAGCTATCTGACCTGATGGGGGCGCTGTTGGGCTTGCGTCAGCATCACACTGCACAGCTCTACGCCGAGGCCTCCAGTGGTGGCAGGTTAAGTCGAG ATGACCTCGTGCGAACGTTCACGAGCCACCCGACCTATCAGAAGGTGGCGAGCGATCACCTGCAGCCCGGCCAGGCGGCGTGTCAGTCGCTCGTCAACAGCAACGGAAACTTGCTCAACGGCAACAAAAAAGTCATATGA